Sequence from the Dysidea avara chromosome 5, odDysAvar1.4, whole genome shotgun sequence genome:
CAGCAATATTGTGCAATAAAGCTACACCAAAACACTACAGGGCAACACCAGTAAATGTGActttacatagctatatattcTGTAAAGCTTTCATTGGAATTCTGATTTGTGAATAGAGTAGCTATATGTGAGCTGTAACTCTAGATCTTTAATGGTTTCAGCTATGAAAGGCCAGCATGACAACCGCAATAATGGCAATAAGAAGTTTCCAACTATATTAAACCACTAAAACTTATAATGCCAAAAGAATAGCAGTCCAAAGCTGATATTGCCATCATACGTAAACGTAAACGTTAGTATATATGTTTGTTAGAACTTATAAAATTCACattcatataattatagtgtgctTACCAGCAAGGGTGAAGACAGAATTCagaaagtgtgtgtgtggtagtgatgtgcgatattaggattttggcttCGGTACGATATCGATATGATAATTGGTAAAATATTCAATTTTCGGTATTTTTTTCTTCTGATTAATTGCGTGGggtaaatatttataattagCAGCTATGCTTTATAGAATTTGTGAAGAAAGGTAATAACAAGACTTTGAAACTGGTAGACACTTTTTAAAATGGTAAACTGTACAGAACTGAGCTTCGTTTCTactgtgattgcacaatcacacaccaaaagttgtaaattaccaaaatattactcaatatattgaaaattgtagcaaaatattgatatcaattataaaaatattgaaattCAATACGATATCGGTATtgaaaaaaatattgcaatgtcaatagtatattgcacatcactagtgtgtgtgtgttggagGGGGAAGATCATAGTTATATACATTGTATAATTCAAATTACAGTAGAGGCCATTGTATAGAGTGTGAAGTACACTCCAAAATTTTTGCTATAGCGTATGCATAGTCAATATCCACTAACAAACTATATACAACCGATCAAAAAGTTTGACATCTTTATTAGGGCATCATGATCTTTTTTTTACATACATTATCAAGTAACCTTTGTGCATTGAAGATTACACACTGACTAAAACCTCCCAGCCATATTCATGGACACATTCCTGAATTGTaaaacatgtgtgtgtgtgtgtgtttatggtATATTAATGCAGTGATCAGTGTAATATATATGGTGGCATTATTATCACTGCATGAATGGTAGTGCTTGCAATTGTTGACAATGGTGGTCAGTGTCAACAGTCATTGAATCATTCAATACTAATTTGTGATCTTTCAATTTGCATCATAACTGTAGTTCTGGTTATGCCCTAGTTTCTGCACTGTCTTGATAAAAATAGAATTTCTTTATACCCTAATTTCATGCCAAAATCCGCCTGAATCCATTTAAAAGTCAAAAGTATCCTTGCAACATGTGTACTTGCCTAGTTACATAGTTAATAACCATGTATCATTTTAAAACAAGCCCGTTGGGATCAGATGCAGCAAGGCTAACCAAGATGGAATATTGCAGCTTAAGGACTGATCTTTCCTACCAAGTTTGTATCAACGTATTTGCAACTTTTTTTTGAAGATTGGTGGTTTTGCAGCAGACATTCACAAAGTTATCCCATACACGTTCACCGAGTGCCATATCTTCCTAACAGCTAAGTCACAATTTgatgcatatatagctatacatgttgtCTGTAGCAAAGTTGGGTTGCTGATCATATGTTAATGTAAAACATTACCTTAGGCCATGGCCAATTATAATAAACCAGTTAAATCCAGATAAACTACATGTTCATAGTTATTGTCATGGTAAAGCTGTTGACAAATTACAGATATTTTTTCTACTCAGGGGGTGTGGCAGCATAAGCCACATAGGCATGTAGTTGCACGTACTGACTTATAGGGGTGAAGAAACTGTGTAACCACTAAAAATGATCATGAAGATTTGATTTAATAAGTGACTCTTTATCAATAGCAAATAGAAACACCACGCATATTTAATATGATTAAACCATGGCCATGCATTATGTGATCACTGGATGAGTAGTAGTTAAGTTTCAAAGTTTGATAAGTATGCGGCTGGTGTGATCACTTGCCAGTGCATGCTGATAACCTAGTTCAATTCTATTTATAGATCTATATAGGATTCCTATAACCTTGTATACGTTTGacatagtagctatatagctagcattGCTACATACTTAACACTTTCTTCAAGcattaattatatatatatattatagctagctacttcaaTTACACTAAAGTGTGTATCAATTATTGATGCCATAGTGGCCTAATTGCTGCTCTAATTTAACTGAAGTGCTCACCTTTGCATATCAGGAAATAAAAGGACACAACACAGCATAGGTGATTCTAAGAGGGCGCGCCATGCTGAAAAATGacattttaaaaatcttgggggaaagttgcagtatagattggcattgttattttagcatttttcatgtttttagtaTAAATTTTAGgttgttttcaagcctttaaattgcaaaaatcctgcagcttctgggggttgcatcCCCAGACCCCcgtgaaattctactttatactacagCCAAACAataatagttatgctgttccctacttgcccccccccccccccccccctgtaggtcaggtctagaatcactACTGCAACACAGAGGTAGTAATTGTCAGAACACCTGATGAGTTTGTAATTCAAGAAATAAAGTTTCAGCTTGTAGCACCATACCCCAACTATGTTCAAGGATGACAGGCAGTCAGACCAATTCAACTTTCCAGTTACCAAAGCAAAACAAAATATCAGTAACTATCATTTAAAGTCATGCAACTGAAGACAAAAGAAAAGAAATCTGATTGTCTTCACCCCACATGCAAACACAAGTAGCTACCAAGGTAGAGACTCAGAGGTACCCTCAACTGTCAGAGGAACTGTTATGATAGGAGACGGCCTGAGATGGTAACAACTACCAAGGTGGTACAGATAGCATGCACTCAAAGAGCAAAACATACCAGAAGCAGAACTACTGCCAACTGCATGGTCTGGTCACATAATTAGCGTCGTTTTGGTTCtagggtactagaactaaaagtacttttagtacagTAATTTGTTTTTAGTTGTAGTATACAAAACTGAATCAAAATTAGGAAGtgattaactaaaactaaaggaAATTTCTTCAACTTTTGGTTCTATTACTATAGTATAAATTAAAATTTGAGGTTTCAGACAAAAGTAAACCCTACTGATCTACTCTTGAAATATTATGGGTTGTGACTGGAAATTGTAAACATGTCTGAAACCATAAAGAGTCTATTATTCCTTATATCATGGCAAACATCAAAACTTGTCTTCTGTATTATATGACTTTATACAATCTTATTACTATCTTATCACAATCTTATTACTATCTTATCATAATCTTATTACTATCTTATCATAATCTTATTACTAGCTACTATTTTTCTGGTACGCTACTGTATGCCTGatattgttttgtgtgtgtttttttacTTGCAGATTTAAAGTTATGGTAGATGAGACTTTTGGTGGGTTTGATTATGATTTTGTAGACACACCTATGGAAACTTCACTGTGTAAAATTTGTTATTATCCAAGCAGAGAGGCTCAACTTTCTCTTTGCTGTGGCCACACATTTTGTAAGTCTTGTCTTGATGGTACAAAGAAATCAAAATTTACCTCAAAACTGTGTCCAATGTGTTGCAGTGGAGAATTTACTAGTGTTCATAACAAACAAGTTGACCGTCTTGTCAAAAGTCTATTGGTGTTCTGTTCTAACAAAGAGAAAGGATGTGAGTGGCAAGGTGAAGTAAATGATATCAATAAACACCTTGGTAGTTGCCATTTTGAAGATGTTGGTTGTCCTAATGATTGTGGGGTACATGTGCAGCGGCAAAATCTTACAAAGCATATTGAGACTGAATGTGTACATCGTAAGGTTGATTGTCAATATTGCCACATCACAGAAGAATACCAGAGTATTGAGGGtgaacacaaggaacagtgtccTAAACTACCCCTGCCgtgtcccaacaagtgtgacATTAGTAACATCCCTCGAGAACAAATAAACCAACACAGGAAGATATGTCCACTTGAGAAAGTTGAGTGTGTTAATAATTGTGGGAAATCTTTGATGAGACAAGACTTAAGAAATCATGAGATGGAATGTGTGCGTTGTAAAGTTAACTGTCAGTATTGTCATCTCATTGAAGACCGTTATCTCATTGAGGGACAGCATAAAGAAGAGTGTTTTAAATTTCCTTTATCTTGTCCTAACAAGTGTGATATCAGCATTATCACAAGAGGAGACATTGAAGAACATTTGAAGACATGTCCATTGGAGGTGATCCAGTGTGAGTATTATGAAGTGGGCTGTACTGATGTTATAACTCGCAAAGACCAAGAGAAGCACAACAAGGAAGAAATGGAAAAGCATCTGTCCTATACTAAACTTGAACTAACTACTGCAAAACAACAACTAGCTGCATTGGAAACCACACTACTAGCAAAGATTACATCAATTGAGTCTGCTGCTCAGAGAAGGATTAATGAATTGGAGTCTCAACTGCAGAATACATTTCAGTATTGCCAGTGGCTTAACATGGCATCAATAAAGTCCTTGTCAGGTAATGAAACATGTCCAGCATTTGTGAAGATCCCAGAGTACATCAAAACAAAGACAAGTCACCAAGTTTGGTACAGTGAAACATTCTTCAGCCATGACAATGGCTACAAGTTGAGACTGTGTGTGATCCCTGGTGGCTATGGTGATGGTAAAGACACTCACGTGTCTGTGTATCTCTATCTGTTGAAGGGTCCAAATGATGCTAATCTACCATGGCCAGTACATATGGATGTTAAAGTGATGTTACTCAATCAGGTTGCTGACAGAGACCATCATGCAATGACCACTAAAATAGTAGCCAATAGAGTTAACCTCACAAAAACACTAGTGTGTAATGTTGATCAGTTCATCTCCTATCAAGATCTCTACACTGTCTCTACATCATGTTTATTTCTCAAAGATGATAACATTTTCTTTAAAATAAACTGTCTTTCACCAGTAGTTGTAGTATAGCTTGTGTatgcaattataataatttatgCTTGTTCACTTTAGCTACTGAACATGTACATATTCTGATAGTcaaattatatttttaaagaGTGTCAACTGCTGTGTGTAAATACACTGTACAATACACTAGTTATGTAATAGTATGCATAAGAGCATGTAATGCATCATGTATCGCTGGGTATTATGTGAGCTTGACTTTGTCCGCTACAccctgctgccaccagacaacaATTACAAATTGATCAATTTGTTACAATTGCAAACAGGTAAGTGGAGGGTAATGATGGTAAAACATGTCAAAGCTGAATGCGTAGCTTTACGTTgtaaggttgactgtcagtGAGTATTGTTACATAATCAGTATCAATGGCCGGACAAAAAATGCAAGCAACACATAATAGAAGTAGTGACCATCATGATAATGACAACATACAGGAATAGCTacaaggtatatatatatacttgtgaGCACTAACTTTTCTTCACAAGAATAATCTCACTCAGCTAATGGTTAGGACATGGTAGAGGTATTTATGTGTGCATATTACAGTATATAGTCTATATGCAGTGATGACACTTCAAACTTAATTGCAATACAAACTGATATTATGTGAAAGGCCACCTTTATACTCTATATATACCCTTTTAATGTTTTTGGTGTTtgatcataatattatacaaaaccCAGCTGTAATATGAGCAGTCTCGGCTAatcaaataaaaattaaattgaaaaaaaattaattaaatttaaaaacCACTGCATGGTATCATAGTAAACAGCAGTGTTGCCATGTtgtgaataaagttcatagatttatgaactttttgtctTGTTCGTCAACCTGcaataatctatgaacttttggcaattttaatCTAGgtggtgacttttttttttttttttttttctttctttctttttttttttgctcttcagtgccctactaacccagagatccacctatttataatgtgtggGCTAGGTTTTGGAAAGTGACCatggatttatgaactttttgtgaacaaatttattttttcacatgaacatttggagcaaatcatcTGGTAAACGGGATTCTACTAATCACGTAACCATGTCCGCGTGATTTCCGGTAGTATAGTAGAATCGAGTGTACGTAGTGGCTAGTTACTCTAGACTACTGCTGTTAATATTTTGTTGAGCTGTGAAAAGGAGTACTGATTATTCCGCCATCGGTTTAAGGCCAGTGTTTTTATCTACTGTCAGCGGAGCCTTGGATCTCGCGATCGTCTGAACAACTGAGGTAAGATCCTGTTAATATGTACAGTACGTAACAGCGAGTGATATAAAGGTTTTAGGCTCGGTCGCCATGTACTTTCGGACACAATACTTTTTCTTAATAGCTACACGAATTACATTATTAAGATACAGGGGGTGTATCACAGTGTAATGGGGAAAAGCCCAGGATCAAATTGAGACTCTAGCAGCTACTGGATCCGGCACATGAGGATTGGACACTATAAACTCAATATAAGAACTATTTACTATCAAAATTATAATAATCCAATGCGACACGACTAACACAGCTGATATGTCCAGG
This genomic interval carries:
- the LOC136255826 gene encoding TNF receptor-associated factor 4-like, which encodes MVDETFGGFDYDFVDTPMETSLCKICYYPSREAQLSLCCGHTFCKSCLDGTKKSKFTSKLCPMCCSGEFTSVHNKQVDRLVKSLLVFCSNKEKGCEWQGEVNDINKHLGSCHFEDVGCPNDCGVHVQRQNLTKHIETECVHRKVDCQYCHITEEYQSIEGEHKEQCPKLPLPCPNKCDISNIPREQINQHRKICPLEKVECVNNCGKSLMRQDLRNHEMECVRCKVNCQYCHLIEDRYLIEGQHKEECFKFPLSCPNKCDISIITRGDIEEHLKTCPLEVIQCEYYEVGCTDVITRKDQEKHNKEEMEKHLSYTKLELTTAKQQLAALETTLLAKITSIESAAQRRINELESQLQNTFQYCQWLNMASIKSLSGNETCPAFVKIPEYIKTKTSHQVWYSETFFSHDNGYKLRLCVIPGGYGDGKDTHVSVYLYLLKGPNDANLPWPVHMDVKVMLLNQVADRDHHAMTTKIVANRVNLTKTLVCNVDQFISYQDLYTVSTSCLFLKDDNIFFKINCLSPVVVV